In Gimesia panareensis, the genomic window ATCTGATCGGGGAAGGGCCGTATCATTATCTGGCCGGACTTCCGTTCAATGAAATCTTCAGTGTGGAATTCACCCGCAAAACATTTCAGTTACCGCGACTGCCGGAGAGATGGGAAGGACTGACAATCCTGCATCTCAGCGATTTTCATTATTCAGGCACACTCAAACGCGAGTATTTTATTGAGCTCTGTCGAATCGCCCAGGCAACAAAACCGGACCTCATCATTTTCGCTGGAGATCTGATTGACCGAATGGAATGCCTCGACTGGCTGGAAGAGACGCTGGGACCCATGCAGGCACCGCTGGGGCGTTTTTTCATTCTTGGGAATCATGACTGGCACCAGGAAAGTCTGCAGATTCGACAGGCGTTGCGTGAGTCCGGCTGGATTGATCTGACTGCCAAACCCGTGCGTCTGCAGCATGAGGGACATACGCTCTTTATGGCGGGCACCGAGGCGCCCTGGATGGGGGAACTACAGGAAGTCAAACTTTCTGAAGGCAACGCTGCAGATGATTTTCTGCTGCTGGTCAGCCACACTCCCGATAATTTTCACTGGGCAGAACGGGAAGGCTACGATCTGGTACTCTCCGGTCACACGCATGGGGGGCAGGTCCGGGTACCGCCAGTCGGTCCGATTTTCGCGCCCAGTCTGCATGGGACGCGCTATACGAGTGGCACCTTTGCTCGCGGATCCACGTTGCTGCACGTCAGTCGCGGGGTCTCGGGGATTCACCCGCTCCGCTGGTTCTGTCGCCCTGAAATCAGCCTGTTGACCCTGCGTTCGGCAGATAAGAAATAATTCCCGTTTAACGGGGCTGGGCGCCCTGGACACCAGCCTGCCGAATGCCTCCCTTTTCTGTAATCTGGAATTCAGCCCAGACGGGAAGATGGTCAGAGACGGTCAACGCTTCTTTCTCCGAAAGTTTGAAGCGGGTTTTGAAATCATACACGCCGGAGATGCCGGTAAACTCCTGCGAGCGATGTTGGCTGAACAGGATATTATCGTACTGTTTGGACAGCCGCGTATTAGTGGGCGTTTTGGAGACGGTCCACATCAGGTCAGCGACACGTCCCAGTTCTCCCAGGTGCTGGTCGTCTACGTTCAGATCGCCCAGCAGAATCACATCGTCTTCCTGGCTGCCGTCATTGGCAACGACCCGATAGACATCGTCGAGCACGTTGAGTTCCTGGTCGGTTTCATCCGGATCGGTGTGAATGTTGATCAGGGTGAAGCTGAAGGGATTCTCGCTGGAAGGGCTCAAGGTCTGGAAGTGTGCGACATACGGGGGACGGTGCAGCTTGTCGTATTTGTCGATCACGGTGTAGGTCCATTTTTCATTCACCCTGATCCGATCGGTATTATAAAAGTAGGCGTACTGTTCTTTACTCGCCGTTCTACCCTGTCGGGCACCGACAATATAAGCGTAGCGGTGATCACCGGTATTCACGATGTTGAGAAAATCATCCAGAAACGACTGATCCTGGGCACGGATTTCCTGAATTGCCACGACATCGAACTGCTGAATGATGCGTGCCAGGATCTGGGGAACCTGTGGCTTAGACATCTTACTGACCCCAAACACCTGAATATTGAAGCTCGCGATGCGAATCGTCTGGTCCGAGCGGGGCAGATCGATTTCAGTGGCATCCCAGTCGGCGGGAGTAGAACTGGAAACGGTGCTGGAGATAAAATCTTTGACCCAGCGCGTGACCTGCTCCTGTTTACCACCGAAGTGAATCGCTCCTCCGCTGAGTAGACCGATCAGCAGTAAAGCCAGGCCGCGGAGTTTCCAGGATTTGATGAATGAGGTTTTCTTTTTGGATTTGGAAGCCATAGTACCATCCGTGGTAATGCGTATGACGGGAAATCGAAGGGAAGAACAGGGGGGGCTGTTCCGGGGAAAACCCGGGCAGAAAGGGGGCCGAAATTTAACAGATTTCAGCTCACGCGCGTAGGGCAATTCCGGGTAGACTGGAAAGTGAGCGCAAGTGCCGCTTGTGGCGGCTCGGGAGATGCGATAGTCTGGACCTCACTGAAATTCCAGTCGACATTTCCTGATGTATCTTACTGTCTGGCAATATCTTACACGAAAGGCCACTCTGCTTTGTCTCGACGGATCACCATCACGGTTCCTTCGCTCAGCCTGGGCGGTGCGGAAGGTGTGGCTGCGATGATGGCCAATCACTGGGCCGCCGAGGGGGATCAGGTCACGCTGATTACCCTCGATTCGGCAGAGACGGACACATTCAAGCTGGTTCCAGAGGTGCAGCGCTTTGCGCTGGACGTGATGCACGATTCGGGAAATCTTTTTCAGGCGGTGGTGAATAACCGTCGACGGGTGCAGAAGCTGCGATCTGCGATTACCGAGTCGAAGCCCGACGTGGTCATCAGTCTCACCGATCGCATGAATGTGCTGACGCTCCTGGCAGCCGGGAAGTCGCGGTACTCCGTGATCGTTTCCGAACGCTCTGACCCCCGCCACCATCCGATGGGCCGCGTCTGGTCTTTCCTGCGCAAGCGAACGTATCCCCTGGCAGCGGCTGTGGTCGTTCAAACCCGGGGCGTGGCCGACTTTTGTCGCACCTGGCTTCCCGCTACCCACATCGAAGTCATTCCGAACGCGGTGCCTGCGCCCCGTTCGTCCGGGATACCTGTAGTGACAGAAGAAATCGTCAAAGCGCGACCTGCCTCACATGTCGTGCTGGGCATGGGGCGGCTGTCATACGAAAAAGGTTTCGATCTGCTGATCGATGCCTTTTCAAGACTGGCAGCGAAATACCCCGATTGGAAATTACGCATCCTGGGAGAAGGGCCGATGCGAGAATCACTGCAGGCTACCATTGATCAACGTGGCCTGCAGGATCGCATAGAACTGGCAGGGTGGGTAGCCGATCCCGAACGGGCCCTCGACCAGGGGGATCTGTTCGTGCTTCCCTCCCGCTATGAAGGTTTTCCCAATGCACTACTGCAGGCAATGTCGCGGGGTTTACCCTGTATCAGTTTTTATTGTGAAAGCGGACCTGCAGATATCGCACGGGAAGGGCTGCCGGTGGGATTAGTGCCTGCAGG contains:
- a CDS encoding metallophosphoesterase, producing the protein MEAIANGLILLMLSVGHAELWIMLINRTHALKIPDARLKRLRHVLELLMVLFPIVLFASVGLYHPGVLAGGKWSQLPFWWQPILLLCALGFLGLMFSGVRHLFYRPPRQQTAGESELIHLRERLNQDLIGEGPYHYLAGLPFNEIFSVEFTRKTFQLPRLPERWEGLTILHLSDFHYSGTLKREYFIELCRIAQATKPDLIIFAGDLIDRMECLDWLEETLGPMQAPLGRFFILGNHDWHQESLQIRQALRESGWIDLTAKPVRLQHEGHTLFMAGTEAPWMGELQEVKLSEGNAADDFLLLVSHTPDNFHWAEREGYDLVLSGHTHGGQVRVPPVGPIFAPSLHGTRYTSGTFARGSTLLHVSRGVSGIHPLRWFCRPEISLLTLRSADKK
- a CDS encoding endonuclease/exonuclease/phosphatase family protein, which gives rise to MASKSKKKTSFIKSWKLRGLALLLIGLLSGGAIHFGGKQEQVTRWVKDFISSTVSSSTPADWDATEIDLPRSDQTIRIASFNIQVFGVSKMSKPQVPQILARIIQQFDVVAIQEIRAQDQSFLDDFLNIVNTGDHRYAYIVGARQGRTASKEQYAYFYNTDRIRVNEKWTYTVIDKYDKLHRPPYVAHFQTLSPSSENPFSFTLINIHTDPDETDQELNVLDDVYRVVANDGSQEDDVILLGDLNVDDQHLGELGRVADLMWTVSKTPTNTRLSKQYDNILFSQHRSQEFTGISGVYDFKTRFKLSEKEALTVSDHLPVWAEFQITEKGGIRQAGVQGAQPR
- a CDS encoding glycosyltransferase family 4 protein, with translation MSRRITITVPSLSLGGAEGVAAMMANHWAAEGDQVTLITLDSAETDTFKLVPEVQRFALDVMHDSGNLFQAVVNNRRRVQKLRSAITESKPDVVISLTDRMNVLTLLAAGKSRYSVIVSERSDPRHHPMGRVWSFLRKRTYPLAAAVVVQTRGVADFCRTWLPATHIEVIPNAVPAPRSSGIPVVTEEIVKARPASHVVLGMGRLSYEKGFDLLIDAFSRLAAKYPDWKLRILGEGPMRESLQATIDQRGLQDRIELAGWVADPERALDQGDLFVLPSRYEGFPNALLQAMSRGLPCISFYCESGPADIAREGLPVGLVPAGNVSELTERMQESMLDETVRLETALQSLQVKQRFSQERYFQSWDQLIEQTLTGRET